A genome region from Dictyoglomus sp. includes the following:
- a CDS encoding YvcK family protein, which produces MKRKSPVVTVIGGGTGLSTILRGLKKYPLRLNAIVTVSDDGGSSGRLSKDLDVLPPGDIRNCLVALADEEALMTKLFQYRFNNGDLKGHSFGNIFLVAMSSILGDFLLGIKEASKVLAIKGQVFPSTLCKVKLKAIFDNGVEVIGETAISSYKEGRIKRLSLVSSSPITATPEAVEALENSDLIIIGPGSLFTSILPNLLIDEIKNTIRNLKIPRIYICNVMTQPYETSGFSASNHLSAIVEHLGFVPVDYVIVNTKVPKKELLEKYRKSGADIVKVDLDNLKNFNVKVLSGNFISETDLVRHDADKLAKFILTKFVK; this is translated from the coding sequence ATGAAAAGGAAATCTCCTGTTGTTACTGTTATTGGTGGTGGAACTGGTTTATCTACTATTCTTAGGGGTTTGAAGAAATATCCTCTGAGATTAAATGCTATTGTAACAGTAAGTGACGATGGGGGAAGTTCTGGAAGGTTAAGCAAAGATCTAGATGTATTACCTCCTGGAGATATAAGAAATTGCCTGGTAGCACTAGCGGATGAAGAAGCATTAATGACAAAATTATTTCAATATCGTTTTAATAATGGAGATCTTAAAGGCCATTCCTTTGGAAATATTTTTTTAGTTGCCATGTCATCGATTCTTGGAGATTTCCTTTTGGGAATTAAAGAAGCAAGTAAAGTTTTGGCAATTAAGGGACAAGTTTTTCCTTCCACATTATGTAAAGTTAAATTGAAAGCAATTTTTGATAATGGAGTGGAGGTTATTGGAGAAACAGCAATTTCTTCATATAAAGAAGGAAGAATTAAAAGATTATCTCTTGTATCTTCTTCTCCTATAACTGCAACTCCAGAAGCAGTAGAAGCTCTTGAAAATTCTGATTTAATAATCATTGGACCGGGAAGTCTTTTCACAAGTATTCTTCCTAATTTATTAATAGATGAAATTAAAAATACTATTAGGAATTTAAAAATACCCAGAATATATATTTGTAATGTTATGACTCAACCTTATGAGACTTCTGGTTTTTCTGCGTCAAATCATTTATCTGCTATAGTGGAGCATCTAGGTTTTGTTCCTGTTGATTATGTAATCGTAAATACAAAGGTTCCCAAAAAAGAACTTTTAGAGAAATATAGAAAATCGGGAGCAGATATTGTTAAAGTTGATCTAGATAATTTAAAAAATTTCAATGTAAAAGTCTTATCTGGAAATTTTATCAGTGAAACTGATTTAGTTAGGCATGACGCGGATAAACTAGCAAAGTTTATATTAACTAAGTTTGTTAAATAA
- the rapZ gene encoding RNase adapter RapZ has protein sequence MKENDFQLIIITGLSGAGKSQALHILEDIGFFCVDNLPPNLIPTLIELCINTDGKISKIALVTDIRSEEFLQNFKDVFESLQKYHIKYMLLFLEADEETLVRRYNETRRRHPLAKEGIGILESIKLERQRLEEIRSLATYILDTSNLTPKSLKEKILNYIEGLNYISKGHLFITIYSFGFKYGIPLDSHLIFDVRFLPNPYYEKELRFLSGDSPKVREYLLNQKETHEFLKHVKDFLNFLIPLYQEEGKTHLNISIGCTGGRHRAVVIAELLAEYLSSNYPVKVFHRDILRDTL, from the coding sequence ATGAAAGAAAATGATTTTCAACTTATAATTATAACAGGTTTATCTGGAGCAGGGAAATCACAAGCTTTACATATTTTAGAAGATATTGGTTTCTTTTGTGTGGATAATCTTCCTCCTAATCTTATTCCAACTTTAATAGAACTATGTATAAATACTGATGGAAAAATCTCAAAAATTGCTTTAGTTACCGATATTAGAAGCGAAGAGTTTTTACAAAATTTTAAGGATGTATTTGAGAGTCTTCAAAAGTATCATATTAAATACATGCTTTTATTTTTAGAAGCAGATGAGGAGACTTTGGTAAGAAGATATAATGAAACAAGGAGAAGACATCCTCTTGCAAAAGAAGGAATAGGAATACTAGAAAGTATCAAACTAGAAAGACAAAGGCTTGAAGAAATAAGGAGTTTAGCAACTTATATTTTAGATACTAGTAATTTAACACCAAAGTCATTAAAAGAGAAAATTTTAAACTATATTGAAGGCTTAAATTATATTTCCAAGGGACATCTTTTTATTACAATATATTCCTTTGGGTTTAAATACGGAATTCCTTTAGATTCTCATCTTATTTTTGATGTAAGGTTTTTACCAAATCCCTACTATGAGAAGGAATTGAGATTTTTATCGGGAGATTCTCCTAAAGTTAGGGAGTATTTATTAAATCAAAAAGAAACTCATGAATTCTTGAAACATGTAAAAGATTTCTTAAATTTTTTAATTCCTTTATATCAGGAAGAAGGAAAAACCCATTTAAATATTTCCATTGGATGTACGGGGGGAAGACATAGAGCAGTAGTAATTGCGGAACTATTAGCAGAATATCTTTCTTCCAATTATCCTGTAAAGGTTTTTCATAGAGATATTTTAAGAGATACTTTGTGA
- a CDS encoding penicillin-binding protein 1A, whose amino-acid sequence MRKRFINEIPLTKKEGKTKKIFKGLFFTITILVLLSIAIAISYVAIVIKDAPPIDKWMELRPNETTFIYSSDNKILGKLYKENRIIVPLYKISPYLQKAVVVSEDENFYNHSGISIRGIIRAIWNDLLAIKDPNRTIQGGSTITQQVARLLFLSLERTIKRKIQEIYIALKLEKYYTKQEILEMYLNLVYWGNGAYGAEAAAQIYFGKSAKDLNLEESALLAGILPAPEIYNPYKNPERAKLMRNIVLERLYNEGYISEKEFKKAYNSPLKILPPKRSSYLAPYFFDYVVKELIKRFGKDTVYQGGLKVYTTLDLNLQKIAEDSLRKIIQKYGKEYNVSQGALIAIEPSTGYIKAWVGGLDYSKSQFDRVSQAMRQPGSSFKPFVYLTALQRGFKSSDLLEEKELSYKFNNKIWKPKNYDDKLHGTVSLEEALKYSYNIATISLLEEVGVGEVIRNARRMGIESELEPSLALALGTSVVTLLELTRAYTVLANGGFRIVPISILRVEDGKGNILLNNEPQLVPVLDRDVVASLVKIMKKVITEGTGRRANIGRPCAGKTGTTDDYRDAWFLGFTPELCVGVWVGNDDYSKTKNVVGGFIPAMIWKEFMSNALKDKPIKDFDFLYSSSEGTQTSTVETTETLTP is encoded by the coding sequence ATGAGAAAAAGGTTCATAAATGAAATTCCTTTAACAAAAAAGGAAGGGAAAACAAAAAAAATTTTTAAGGGTCTTTTTTTTACTATAACCATACTTGTGCTTTTAAGCATAGCGATTGCTATTTCTTATGTGGCTATAGTAATTAAAGATGCTCCTCCCATTGATAAATGGATGGAATTAAGGCCCAATGAAACCACTTTTATATATAGCAGTGACAATAAAATTTTAGGAAAGTTATATAAGGAAAACAGAATAATAGTTCCCCTTTATAAAATCTCTCCATACTTACAAAAAGCAGTAGTAGTCTCAGAAGATGAAAACTTTTACAATCATTCTGGAATAAGTATAAGAGGAATTATTAGAGCTATATGGAATGATCTTCTAGCAATAAAAGATCCTAATAGAACAATTCAAGGAGGAAGTACTATAACTCAGCAAGTAGCAAGATTACTTTTTCTTTCTCTAGAAAGAACTATAAAAAGAAAAATTCAAGAGATTTATATTGCCCTTAAACTGGAAAAATATTATACAAAACAAGAAATATTAGAGATGTATCTTAATCTAGTATATTGGGGAAATGGAGCCTATGGAGCAGAAGCAGCAGCTCAAATTTATTTTGGGAAGTCTGCAAAAGACTTAAATTTAGAAGAAAGTGCCCTATTAGCAGGTATTCTTCCAGCTCCAGAAATCTATAATCCATATAAAAATCCAGAACGAGCTAAACTGATGAGAAATATTGTTTTAGAAAGGCTATATAATGAAGGCTATATAAGTGAAAAGGAATTTAAAAAAGCCTATAATTCTCCCTTAAAAATTCTTCCTCCAAAAAGATCAAGTTACCTTGCTCCATATTTTTTTGATTATGTAGTAAAAGAACTAATCAAAAGATTTGGAAAAGATACGGTCTATCAGGGAGGACTAAAAGTGTATACAACCCTGGATTTAAATTTACAAAAAATAGCTGAAGACTCTTTAAGAAAAATTATCCAGAAATATGGAAAGGAATATAATGTTTCTCAAGGAGCATTGATCGCTATTGAGCCTTCTACTGGTTATATAAAAGCATGGGTTGGTGGATTAGACTACTCTAAAAGTCAATTTGATAGAGTTAGTCAAGCAATGAGACAACCAGGTTCCTCTTTTAAGCCCTTTGTCTATCTCACGGCTTTACAGAGAGGTTTTAAATCGTCAGATCTTTTGGAAGAAAAAGAACTTTCATATAAATTTAATAATAAGATTTGGAAACCTAAAAATTACGATGATAAATTACATGGAACTGTTTCCTTGGAAGAAGCCCTTAAATATTCATATAATATCGCGACTATCTCCCTTTTAGAAGAAGTAGGAGTAGGCGAGGTTATAAGAAATGCCCGAAGAATGGGCATAGAAAGCGAGCTTGAACCGAGTTTAGCCTTAGCCTTAGGAACCTCAGTGGTTACTCTCTTAGAACTCACTCGTGCTTATACAGTTCTCGCAAATGGAGGATTTCGAATAGTTCCAATTTCTATATTAAGAGTTGAAGATGGTAAAGGAAATATTCTTTTAAACAATGAACCCCAACTAGTTCCTGTTTTAGATAGAGATGTTGTAGCTTCTTTAGTAAAAATAATGAAAAAAGTAATAACAGAGGGAACAGGTAGAAGAGCAAATATTGGAAGACCATGTGCAGGAAAAACTGGAACAACTGATGATTATAGAGATGCTTGGTTTCTTGGTTTTACTCCTGAGTTATGCGTAGGAGTCTGGGTAGGAAATGACGATTACTCGAAAACAAAGAATGTTGTAGGAGGCTTTATCCCCGCAATGATCTGGAAAGAATTTATGTCCAATGCTTTGAAAGACAAACCAATTAAAGATTTTGACTTTCTTTATTCCTCATCAGAAGGAACTCAAACCTCAACTGTTGAAACTACAGAGACTTTAACTCCATAG
- the hisIE gene encoding bifunctional phosphoribosyl-AMP cyclohydrolase/phosphoribosyl-ATP diphosphatase HisIE, giving the protein MNKNLLELLKNIKFDENGLIPVIVQDYKTGRVLMLAYMNEFALKKTLETKEAWYWSRSRKELWHKGETSGNIQRVLDIKIDCDGDAILLIVEQKGSACHTGNYSCFYRSVNNLPENFLFYLEELIKERKETLPENSYTTKLFKEGLEKIMQKVGEESIEVIISGMKDDKESLTYEISDLMYHLLVALISRDLSFRDIIEEMVRRHKRSMELKSL; this is encoded by the coding sequence ATGAATAAGAATTTATTAGAATTATTAAAGAATATTAAATTTGATGAAAATGGACTTATTCCCGTAATTGTTCAGGATTATAAAACTGGAAGAGTTTTAATGTTGGCATATATGAATGAGTTTGCCTTGAAAAAAACTCTTGAGACAAAAGAAGCTTGGTATTGGAGTAGAAGCAGAAAAGAGTTATGGCATAAAGGAGAAACATCAGGAAATATTCAAAGGGTTTTAGATATAAAAATTGACTGTGATGGTGATGCTATTTTACTTATTGTGGAACAAAAGGGCAGTGCTTGTCATACAGGTAATTATTCCTGTTTTTATAGAAGTGTAAATAATTTACCTGAAAACTTCTTATTTTATTTAGAAGAGTTGATTAAGGAAAGAAAAGAAACTCTTCCTGAAAATTCTTATACTACAAAACTTTTTAAAGAGGGTTTAGAGAAAATAATGCAAAAAGTAGGAGAAGAATCTATAGAAGTAATAATATCTGGTATGAAAGATGATAAAGAAAGCTTAACATACGAAATTTCTGATCTTATGTATCATCTTTTGGTTGCTTTGATTTCTAGAGATTTATCCTTTAGAGATATAATTGAAGAAATGGTTAGAAGACATAAAAGATCTATGGAGTTAAAGTCTCTGTAG
- the hisF gene encoding imidazole glycerol phosphate synthase subunit HisF → MLAKRIIPCLDTIGEYVVKGRSFENLETIGLAVDFARKYEKDGADELVLLDITATLESRKTFLKLVREVARELFIPLTVGGGIRTIEDVRELLRAGADKVSINTSAVKDPLLINKVAMEFGSQCLVIAIDAKKVAHSKWEVYIKSGKEATGIDFKDWIVEVEKRGAGEILLTSIDADGHKKGYDLELLETAVALTNIPVIASGGAGTLEDLYKAFEIGVDAVLAASIFHYGNYTIREVKNYLAGKGIIVRDE, encoded by the coding sequence ATGTTAGCTAAAAGAATTATTCCCTGTCTAGATACTATAGGAGAATACGTAGTAAAGGGGAGGAGTTTTGAAAATCTTGAGACCATAGGATTAGCAGTGGATTTTGCAAGAAAATATGAGAAAGATGGAGCGGATGAGTTAGTTCTTTTAGATATAACCGCAACTTTGGAAAGTAGGAAAACTTTTTTAAAATTAGTAAGAGAAGTTGCGAGAGAACTTTTTATTCCTCTTACTGTTGGTGGAGGAATTAGAACTATAGAAGATGTGAGGGAGTTGTTAAGAGCAGGAGCGGACAAGGTTTCTATAAATACTTCTGCTGTAAAGGATCCATTATTAATAAATAAAGTAGCAATGGAATTTGGAAGTCAATGTTTAGTTATTGCTATAGATGCTAAGAAAGTAGCTCATAGTAAATGGGAAGTTTATATAAAAAGTGGAAAAGAAGCAACAGGAATTGATTTTAAAGATTGGATAGTTGAAGTTGAAAAAAGAGGAGCGGGAGAAATTCTTCTCACAAGCATAGATGCAGATGGACATAAAAAGGGATATGATTTGGAACTTTTAGAAACTGCAGTAGCATTAACAAATATTCCTGTAATTGCATCAGGAGGTGCAGGAACTCTTGAAGATTTATATAAAGCTTTTGAGATAGGTGTAGATGCAGTTCTTGCTGCATCAATTTTTCATTACGGAAATTATACTATTAGAGAAGTTAAAAATTATTTAGCAGGTAAAGGTATTATTGTGAGGGATGAATAA
- a CDS encoding HisA/HisF-related TIM barrel protein, whose amino-acid sequence MIILPAIDLFQRKVVRMERGEEKSIILQIDNPCDLALFWYKKGAKALHLVDLEGAIRGEETNVDLIERIIKNTPIPIEVGGGIRSIEKIQKILSFGAWRVIISSFLKEDLSFLKNLKEKFQEKIIPSIDWKNRKISIKGWKEEIPWEEIKVKLEHLDFKEIIFTDISRDGTLKGIDKDLISFILENTSFYLWIAGGISSLEDLIKLKELNIKYNNRIKGVIIGRALLEGRIDFKEAERILLC is encoded by the coding sequence ATGATTATTCTTCCTGCAATTGATTTATTTCAGAGAAAAGTTGTTAGGATGGAAAGAGGAGAAGAAAAAAGTATTATTCTTCAAATTGATAATCCTTGTGATTTAGCTCTTTTTTGGTATAAAAAGGGGGCAAAGGCACTTCATCTTGTGGACTTAGAAGGAGCAATCCGAGGTGAAGAAACTAACGTGGATCTTATAGAAAGAATCATAAAAAATACACCAATTCCTATAGAAGTAGGAGGAGGTATTCGTTCTATTGAAAAAATTCAAAAAATTTTATCCTTTGGAGCATGGAGGGTTATTATAAGTAGTTTCTTAAAAGAAGATTTAAGCTTTCTTAAGAATTTAAAGGAAAAATTTCAGGAGAAAATTATTCCTAGCATAGATTGGAAAAATAGGAAGATATCAATAAAAGGATGGAAAGAAGAAATTCCTTGGGAGGAAATTAAAGTAAAGTTGGAGCATTTGGATTTTAAAGAAATTATTTTTACTGATATCTCTAGAGATGGAACATTAAAGGGTATAGATAAAGATCTAATTTCCTTTATTTTAGAAAATACGAGTTTTTATTTATGGATTGCTGGTGGTATTAGTTCTCTAGAAGACTTAATAAAGCTCAAGGAATTAAATATTAAATATAATAACAGGATAAAAGGTGTAATTATAGGGAGAGCACTTTTAGAGGGAAGAATAGATTTTAAGGAGGCAGAAAGAATTCTACTATGTTAG
- the hisH gene encoding imidazole glycerol phosphate synthase subunit HisH — MIVIIDYGGGNLFSILKALDFLKVKATVSSNPRDWEKGRALIFPGQGSFSQAINSLREGNKINILKQLIKVKPYLGICLGMQILFEESEEAIGKKGLNLFSGKVLKLKSKKLPHLGWNQVKIRKDSILFKGIKDNSFFYFVHSYYVDVIEKDIVVGETFYDEKFPSVIEKDSIFGVQFHPEKSSFWGLKLLKNFLDYIYDYSSCN, encoded by the coding sequence ATGATAGTAATTATCGATTATGGAGGAGGAAATCTTTTTAGTATTTTAAAAGCTTTAGATTTTTTGAAGGTTAAAGCTACAGTATCTTCAAATCCAAGGGATTGGGAGAAGGGAAGAGCACTAATATTTCCTGGACAGGGTAGTTTTTCTCAAGCTATAAATTCCTTGAGAGAAGGTAATAAAATTAATATATTAAAACAATTGATTAAAGTTAAACCTTATTTAGGAATATGTTTAGGAATGCAAATTCTTTTTGAGGAAAGTGAAGAAGCTATTGGAAAGAAAGGGCTCAATCTCTTTTCAGGAAAGGTTTTAAAATTGAAAAGTAAGAAATTGCCTCATTTAGGTTGGAATCAGGTAAAAATAAGAAAGGATTCTATTCTCTTTAAGGGAATTAAGGATAATTCCTTTTTTTATTTTGTCCATTCTTATTATGTAGATGTAATAGAAAAAGATATAGTAGTTGGAGAAACTTTTTATGATGAAAAATTTCCTTCTGTAATCGAAAAAGATTCAATTTTTGGTGTTCAATTTCATCCTGAAAAAAGTAGTTTTTGGGGATTAAAGTTATTAAAAAATTTTTTAGATTATATTTATGATTATTCTTCCTGCAATTGA
- the hisB gene encoding imidazoleglycerol-phosphate dehydratase HisB, which yields MRKAEIERETKETKIKLILDLDGDGKIEGEFPIPYWKHLLETLIFYSSFNLEINAKGDLEVDHHHLIEDLGLTLGMALKNALANSNFKRFSHQILPMDDALILIAIDISGRPYLGWKDEIRKEGNDLIKEFLRAFVNESKITLHVNIVSGENLHHIQEAIFKALGLALKEATRMEERIPSTKGKIL from the coding sequence ATGAGAAAGGCAGAAATTGAAAGAGAAACAAAGGAAACAAAGATAAAGTTAATTTTAGATTTAGATGGTGATGGAAAAATAGAGGGTGAATTTCCTATCCCTTATTGGAAGCATCTTCTTGAAACTCTTATCTTCTATTCTTCTTTTAATTTAGAAATAAATGCAAAGGGAGATCTAGAAGTTGATCACCATCACCTTATAGAAGATTTAGGTTTGACTCTTGGGATGGCTTTGAAAAATGCATTGGCTAACTCCAATTTTAAAAGATTTTCTCATCAGATTCTTCCTATGGATGACGCTTTAATTTTAATAGCTATTGATATTAGTGGAAGGCCTTATTTAGGATGGAAAGATGAGATTAGAAAAGAAGGTAATGATCTAATAAAGGAATTTTTAAGGGCTTTTGTAAATGAATCAAAAATTACTTTACATGTAAATATAGTCTCAGGAGAAAATTTACATCATATTCAAGAAGCAATATTTAAAGCTTTAGGTTTAGCTTTAAAAGAAGCAACAAGAATGGAAGAAAGAATACCATCAACTAAAGGAAAGATATTATGA
- the hisC gene encoding histidinol-phosphate transaminase, whose amino-acid sequence MWRNIINKEYKGYKVEVKELPICLARNENPYDLPYEIKKEVLERLMSFSWNRYPDSKARSLKKALAEFIGMEEEYFLLGNGSGEIINIIANALLKPKDKVILPQPTFPLYSKIFLQKDADLICITLNKEDFSFPWKIFENYIDKDIKLVVFCNPNNPTGNLLLSFDDLEKLREFQGFIIIDEAYYEFSEITFLEFLKNFPNLLILRTFSKAFSCAGIRLGYLMANPEIIEYLENYRLPYNLNLFSQIAGEIVLKYWELLKKRIEIIKSQREHLYNELKKISDLKVYPSFTNFFLIRSILKEDLERRLNQKGIAVRDFSKEMLLENTLRITVGNEDENRQFLECIYEVINEKGRN is encoded by the coding sequence ATGTGGAGGAATATTATAAATAAGGAATATAAAGGATATAAGGTAGAAGTTAAAGAATTACCTATATGTCTTGCAAGAAACGAAAACCCTTATGATTTACCTTATGAAATTAAAAAGGAAGTTCTTGAAAGATTAATGAGTTTTTCTTGGAATAGATATCCAGATAGTAAAGCTCGAAGTTTAAAGAAAGCTTTAGCTGAGTTTATAGGAATGGAAGAGGAATATTTTCTTTTGGGAAATGGCTCTGGAGAAATAATAAATATAATTGCGAATGCCCTTTTAAAGCCAAAGGATAAGGTAATATTACCTCAACCTACGTTTCCTCTTTATTCTAAGATATTTCTACAAAAGGATGCGGATTTAATATGTATCACACTAAATAAAGAAGACTTTAGTTTTCCATGGAAAATCTTTGAGAATTATATTGATAAGGATATAAAATTAGTAGTTTTTTGTAATCCAAATAATCCTACGGGGAATTTACTACTAAGTTTTGATGATTTAGAAAAATTAAGAGAATTTCAGGGTTTTATAATCATAGACGAAGCTTATTATGAATTCTCTGAGATAACTTTTTTAGAATTTTTAAAAAATTTCCCAAATCTTTTAATCTTAAGAACCTTTTCCAAAGCTTTTTCTTGTGCAGGAATAAGATTGGGATACCTGATGGCAAATCCTGAGATAATAGAATATTTAGAAAATTATAGACTTCCTTATAATTTAAATCTTTTTTCTCAAATTGCAGGAGAAATTGTTTTAAAATACTGGGAATTACTGAAGAAAAGAATTGAAATTATCAAGTCTCAAAGGGAACACTTATATAATGAACTAAAAAAGATTTCAGATTTAAAAGTATATCCTTCTTTTACTAACTTCTTTTTGATAAGAAGTATATTGAAAGAAGACCTAGAAAGACGTTTAAACCAGAAGGGAATTGCAGTAAGAGATTTTAGTAAAGAAATGCTTCTAGAAAATACTTTAAGAATTACCGTGGGAAATGAAGATGAGAATAGACAATTCTTAGAATGTATATACGAGGTGATAAATGAGAAAGGCAGAAATTGA
- the hisD gene encoding histidinol dehydrogenase — translation MIRVIDYEEFKKINIEKARMEWEEEIEKEVREILKEVKEKKDKALIELTKRFDGIDLSEKGFKLDLEKIKIEEIKVKEEFKKSINEMIKRVEDYYRRESLNSWFYMNPKGSILGQILRPIEKVGIYIPGGKADYPSSIVMSVIPARIAGVEKIYITTPPRERFNESFLYTLKILDIDEIFTIGGAHAIFAFAYGTESIPKVDLIIGPGNIYVAMAKKLVFGEVGIDGINGPSEIALWVKDENFNIKKIICDFLAQLEHSQNDRGWLILEKEDKIPFILDEIKKELRDSPRKEYIENSLKNSFIILAKEEEALDVINDIAPEHLEIISKDAEKYLPFIKNAGAIFINHSSIFGDFIAGPSHILPTGRRAVFSSGLCVNTFLKRISFVKLSEEDIKDIFDYGSVIAKEEGFFMHEKSLKNYGD, via the coding sequence ATGATAAGAGTAATAGATTATGAAGAATTTAAAAAAATTAATATAGAAAAAGCAAGAATGGAATGGGAAGAGGAAATTGAAAAGGAAGTAAGAGAGATATTGAAAGAGGTTAAAGAAAAAAAAGATAAGGCTCTCATTGAGTTAACAAAAAGATTTGATGGAATAGATTTAAGTGAAAAAGGGTTTAAATTAGATTTAGAGAAGATTAAAATAGAGGAAATAAAGGTTAAAGAAGAGTTCAAAAAATCTATAAATGAGATGATTAAGAGAGTTGAAGATTATTACAGAAGAGAAAGTTTGAATTCCTGGTTTTATATGAATCCTAAAGGAAGTATATTAGGTCAAATTTTGAGACCTATAGAAAAAGTTGGAATATATATTCCAGGAGGAAAAGCAGATTATCCTTCATCAATAGTAATGTCAGTTATTCCTGCAAGAATTGCAGGTGTAGAGAAAATTTATATAACAACTCCTCCAAGAGAAAGATTTAATGAAAGCTTTTTATACACCTTGAAAATTTTAGATATAGATGAAATTTTTACTATAGGTGGAGCTCACGCTATTTTTGCTTTTGCCTATGGAACAGAGTCTATTCCCAAGGTAGATCTAATTATAGGACCGGGAAATATTTATGTTGCCATGGCAAAAAAATTGGTTTTTGGAGAAGTAGGAATAGATGGAATAAATGGTCCTAGTGAGATTGCTCTTTGGGTTAAAGATGAAAATTTTAATATTAAAAAAATTATTTGTGATTTTCTAGCTCAGCTAGAACATTCTCAAAATGATAGAGGATGGTTAATATTAGAGAAGGAGGACAAAATACCATTTATCTTAGATGAGATAAAAAAGGAGTTGAGAGATTCTCCCCGTAAAGAATATATTGAAAATTCCCTAAAAAATAGTTTTATTATTTTGGCAAAAGAAGAAGAAGCGTTAGATGTAATAAATGATATAGCGCCAGAACATTTGGAGATAATAAGTAAAGATGCAGAAAAGTATCTTCCTTTTATCAAGAATGCTGGTGCTATTTTTATTAATCATTCTTCAATTTTTGGTGATTTCATTGCAGGTCCTAGTCATATTCTTCCCACAGGAAGAAGAGCTGTATTTTCTTCTGGTTTATGTGTAAATACTTTTTTAAAGAGAATAAGTTTTGTAAAATTAAGTGAAGAAGATATTAAAGATATCTTTGATTATGGTAGTGTTATAGCAAAAGAGGAAGGCTTCTTTATGCACGAAAAGAGTTTAAAAAATTATGGAGACTAA
- the hisG gene encoding ATP phosphoribosyltransferase has translation MNLKIAVPTGRLLIESLRFLKNFDKNLPEPSQVFRKLILQGDKFEVFLVKPLDIPTYVEEKITDLGIVGRDIIEEKTNKITILKKLNFGNCKMVIASYPHWELLKDEVVYVSTKYPNIAEKYLKKRWKGINFKVIKLNGSVELAPFAKISSCIIDLVETGNTLKENGLVIKEVLFESYACLIANDVSFVWRRNEILEFLKQIETLEEKDDKSNRL, from the coding sequence ATGAATTTAAAAATTGCAGTCCCTACAGGAAGATTGCTTATTGAAAGTTTAAGGTTTCTAAAGAATTTTGATAAAAATTTACCTGAACCTTCTCAAGTGTTTCGTAAATTGATATTACAAGGAGATAAGTTTGAGGTTTTCTTGGTTAAACCTCTTGATATTCCTACGTATGTGGAAGAGAAAATTACAGATCTTGGAATTGTGGGTAGAGATATTATAGAAGAAAAAACAAATAAAATAACAATTTTAAAAAAATTGAATTTTGGAAATTGTAAAATGGTTATTGCAAGTTATCCCCATTGGGAGCTTTTGAAGGATGAGGTAGTTTATGTATCTACAAAATACCCAAATATTGCAGAGAAATATTTAAAGAAGAGATGGAAAGGAATAAATTTTAAAGTTATAAAATTAAATGGTTCTGTTGAACTTGCCCCTTTTGCAAAAATTTCATCTTGTATTATAGATCTAGTTGAGACTGGAAATACTCTAAAAGAAAATGGCTTAGTTATAAAAGAGGTTCTTTTTGAATCCTATGCTTGTTTAATAGCCAACGATGTTAGTTTTGTATGGAGGAGAAATGAAATATTGGAATTTTTGAAACAGATAGAAACCTTGGAGGAAAAAGATGATAAGAGTAATAGATTATGA